The nucleotide sequence GGATCAGGCTCAAGTGCTTGCTATAAAATTCCCATCAAAAGAAACTCAAAGGAGTCATCTGTACTAGAAACCTTGCAGAGAGCCACCAGGATGGGAAGTAAATGCAAAAGCCACCTGAGTTTGAGTTCTCAGCATGAGCAGGGATGTGTCTTCTAGGTTAGCATTGTGCTCTTAACAGGCAAATAGGTGTTCAGGTGATGTTGTTTAATTCTTTGGATTGGCATCTATGAGAATGTGGGTAGTGCTCTGACAATACCATCTTTGGAGTGTCTGTACAATATAGCATTGATTTTCACTCATTTggaggggggattggactgtaTGTTCAAGCACAAAGGAATGTTTAAACTGCACATAAATCCCTTAAGAAGCAGCTTCCTGACAGTACTGTCTGTTAATTAGAAATGGCCAAGTTCTCTGCTGAAATGTAAGTTACCGTGGCGGTGTTAATGTACAACTGCCACTGAAGAGTGAAGATGGCTGTGACTCTGTTTCTACCTTTATTTACAGGAAAGGTCATGAACCTAAATGCTGTATGAATTTAGTGTGTGGAGTGTGATGTGGGTGTGTAATATCTAATGACAGGCAGGCATTTGACATTTTTTATTGGATGCTCTTTCTTTGTGTTTCTCTGGAGAATGAGAATTGAGTCAAGATGAATGGTAAGAGTCTGTTAGATGCTCTACTGTGTTTTGtccaaatatgctttttagGTTTTCCACATCAATTAGTGTATTTGCTGTCCTCATTTACTGCCTGCTTAGTCTTTTTATTCTGGTATACTGAGGGATAAAACCCAGTTTTGTTACTCTAAAACTGAGTTGTTCCATTACTTTAACCAGAATAAAAATGCCAAGCTAAGTGTGTGCATGGTGCTTCACTGTAGTGAGGCAAATTGCTGTTACATACAGTATGTAAGCTAAATGTTAGCGGTTTAGCATGCAAAGTAGTAGCTAATAGAGGGCTTTTGCACTGTTTGAACAGTGGACTAATTTTTAACCTTGTTGTATTCTTTCAGATCTCAGCCACAGTGGATTGGGAGACCATTATGAGAATTCCCACTGGGGACAGCAGCCCGCTTTCCGGAGTGAAGGCAACTGCAGCTGGGATAAAGTGATAATAGACAGGACTGACAAGGAAGCGTGGCCTTCCATTACCGGAGCTGAGACTGAGTCTGCCTCAGAATGTACTACAGACACTGACTCTGCCTCCAACTGTGGCTCAGAGAACAGTAGCATGGCTACAGGGAGTGCCCAAGGCAACTTCACTGGACATACAAAGAAAACTAATGGCAATAATGGCGCCAACGGAGCACTCGTCCAAAGCACTTCTAACCAGAGTGCCCTTGGAGCTGGCGGAGCAAACGGTAACGGCAACTCAGCCAGAGTGTGGGGTGTGGCTGcgggctccagctctggcctaGCTCACTGCTCTGCCAGTGGTGGGGATGGAAAGATGGACAACATGATGGGAGATGGTAGAAGTCAGAACTGCTGGGGTGCTTCCAACTCAAATGCTGGCATTAATCTTAACCTTAACCCTAATGCCAATCCAGCTGCCTGGCCTGTACTTGGACATGAAGGAACTGTGGGAGCAGGCAACCCTTCCAGTATTTGCAGTCCAGTCAGTGCCATAGGTCAGAACATGGGCAACCAGAATGGGAACCCAACAGGCACCTTAGGTGCTTGGGGAAACTTGCTGCCGCAAGagagcacagaaccacaaacGTCCACTTCTCAGAATGTGTCTTTCAGCGTACAACCTCAGAACCTTAACACTGATGGACCAAATAACACTAACCCCATGAACTCTTCACCAAACCCTATCAATGCAATGCAGACAAACGGACTGCCGAACTGGGGGATGGCTGTTGGTATGGGGGCCATCATCCCGCCCCACCTGCAAGGCCTTCCTGGTGCTAACGGAACATCAGTTTCTCAAGTCAGCGGGGGCAGTGGTGAAGGAATGGGCAGTTCAGTGTGGGGGATGTCCCCAGGTAATCCTGCCACAGGAAACAGCAATTCTGGGTTCAGTCAGGGGAATGGAGACACTGTGAACTCAGCATTAAGTGCTAAACAAAACGgatccagcagtgctgtgcaaaaggaaggaaatggagCGAGCGCGTGGGATTCGGGGCCCCCTTCTGGTCCTGGGGTACTGGCgtggggcaggggtggtggcagcagcggTGTTGGGAGTAGTATGCATTCTGGAGCCTGGGGCCACCCCAACCGCAGCACCAGCAATGGTGTGAACGGGGAGTGGGGcaagccctccagccagcattCCAATAGCGACATCAATGGGAAAGGATCGGCAGGGTGGGATAGCTCCAGTGTTACCAGTCCAAACCCTGCCATGCAGCAGGGCAATGAACAAATGAACTCTTgggccaaagctgcagcatctGGCACCACGGCTAGCGAAGGAAGTAATGACAGCGGTGGGAGTCAAAATGAAGGCAGtactgggagggagggggctggagagggcaggaggagagacaAAGGGATGATAGACCAAGGGCAAGTTCAGTTGCCAAGAAATGACCTTGACCCCAGGGTCCTGTCCAATACGGGGTGGGGACAGACCCCTGTAAAGCAAAACACTGCCTGGGAATTTGAAGAGTCCCCGAGGTCTGAACGAAAGAATGACAATGGAACAGAGGCCTGGGGTTGTGCAGCTACTCAATCTTCAAACTCAGGGGGGAAGAACGATGGGTCCATCATGAACAGTACAAATACCTCTTCAGTATCTGGGTGGGTCAACTCTCCACCGGCAGCTATTCCAACAAACACAGGTTGGGGAGACAATAACAACAAAGCACCAAATGGCCCCGGGGGTTGGGGAGAGTCAGCAAGCTCTACTACTGTTaataatgctgctgctgccaaaagcGGCCACGCTTGGAGTGGGACCGCAAATCAGGAGGACAAATCACCTACCTGGGGTGAACCTCAGAAACCCAAATCTCAAAACTGGGGAGATGGACAGAAATCAAATCCAAGCTGGACTTCAGGAGGTGGAGATTGGACAGATTCATCGTCTGTTCCCGGACACTTGGGTGATGGGAAGAAGAATGGATCTGGATGGGATTCTGACAGTAGATCAGGGTCTGGTTGGAATGATTCCACAAGGTCTGGGACCAGTGGGTGGGGAAATGGCACAAACAGCAAGGCTAATACAGGTACAAGTTGGGGAGAATCTTTAAAGTCAGGCCCCCAACAAAATTGGGCTAACAaaccccaggacaacaatgtgAGTAactggggaggagctgcttcTGTAAAACAGACGGGGTCAGGGTGGGTTGGTGGGCCAGTGCCAGCCAAACAAAAAGAGAACTGTGAGGCAACTGGCTGGGAAGAGCCATCTCCACCATCCATTCGCCGCAAGATGGAAATCGATGATGGTACCTCAGCTTGGGGCGACCCaaattacaacaacaacaagactGTAAACATGTGGGATAGAAATAATCCTATAATACAGAGCAGTACcacaaccaacaccaccaccactagCACCATTATCAACACAAACATGGTTGAACCTCAGCCATCGCACCAGTCAAGTGCCCAGCCGAACCGGTCCCCGCTGCTTGGTCCAGGTAATGAAAATAGTGTTGTAAGATGCTTGATAGCAGTAGAGATTGCTGAGTGTTGTCTGCTCTGAGCAGTGTGTGGTTATGTGTTAAAGACAAATCCTGTATGGATTTCACAGAATGACTTCATTCATGTACTCTGAAGCAGTGTTAACTTCTTATCTGGCGGACAGCACCCAGGAACCCGACTCACAAGCTTACATAGTCCCAGGGAACACAAGGAAGAGTTAAAACAATGTCTTAGATTGCTGATGCCAGTTTATTTTGCCAACTCTTCCACAGTGTCTTAGCACCTTCTTTTAATTTAACCATTTGAGAATTTGGCTTCTTTTGGCTaacccttttcctcctcttttctgtTACCATTGCTCAGCCTGTGTTCTTGCTTAGGCACTCTGCATGTTTCTTTCCTACAAACCGTATCTCTTGGCAGCAGATGTTGAAGTGTTGGATGACTCTAGGTAGGCTGTTGGTCtttctttgtcttctgtttGTTGTCTTCTGTGAAGTGGTTCTCTTCCATACCTCAGGCTTCAAGCACAGGTAGTGTCCTGGATTTTGTGTGGTTCTTACAAAGCTGCCTTGGTTAAAGATCTTAATATTCAGGGTGGAAAAAGTTTCAACTGTGTTCCAAAGACAAATTTTTAGGCATCTAGGAATTTTCTATTCAAAGTACTGTTGTAGACAAACAgcaagaaatagaaatgggggaaaaatgagaaaaatgcTTAGGAGGGAGGCATTTAAATGAAAGCTCctagcagccctgctctgtatCATGACCACAGACGTCTCAGAATAAACAAAATGTCGTAGTGCCCTTTGAAATTCTTCATCTGATTTTTATCTCCCAAGTTTTTGTTTCGTCTTGGTCATGGCTAAATATTGTCTTTTTGACTGTGGTTTTTCTCCAAGTGGGATTTGTTCTACTTCTCTTGTTTccatcatttttttccccctctctttgaTGTTTTGAAATAAGTCAGACTTACAGTAACGGTCTGTATAAAAATAGTCTCACGTTCCCTGGTCTGGTCAACTATTTCAACAGCTGGAAGTATCTATTTGAATAAAACAATGTCCTACAGAAGGAGAAACCTTTGAATAGGTTTGTACTTGGTCAGTGCAACCTACCTGATCTAGAATTTGTTTACCTTAAGGTTACTTCATATTTGAAACTTTACTCATTTGAGCTGCCAATTCAGATTTTTTAATTGTACTGGAGGTAACaggaaagggggtgggggtgggggttgggttttgggtattttgggttgttttgctttggttggtgttttgctgatttttgttttcattacgTCACTGCTTGTAAAACCATTGATAGGCAGCCATATATTGCTAATGCTATTCAAATCATCTAacactgcagaggaaaaagtTACTGTTCTGGGTCCTTCAGGTTTGGGAAATGGAATTTAAAACTGGTGTTAATTTGCAGTAATTCCTCTGGAGAATCTATGGGAGCAGAGGAAGGGTTCCTTTGAAGTATGCAGTCAGAGAACTGCGTATTAATGTATGACCATCAGCTCCAACTGCCCTATCCCAGGGTAAAATGGCAGTGTTGTGCATTTGCAAACGTGTCAGTTAGCAAGATTCTAAGACACTGAGGCAAAAACAACTTTCAGAATATATATTAAAACAGCATGCAAGAAAGAGGATAAACAGTATCAGTGAAGCTAATTTAGAGTACAGTTCTGAGATTAATATTTAGTTAAGAGCATAAATCTGGCCTTTGGTTATGTATTTCTGCATACAGAGGCTTACAGTTGTGTACAGAGGTACAGATGTAAAGGCAATACGTGGTAATATTTTGAGGAGTTATTGTCTAATCTGCTAATGGAAGTTAGAAACAGCCCCCTGTGTTTTTTTGTGTTATGCCCATCATTATTTTTGACTCTGCCAAAGAGGAGCTGGTCTGATGCTCCTCTCAGAGAGAGAGTAAAAAATGTCATTTAAAACACCGCTGTTGGGCTTCCCCATCGCAAGTACAGCAGACCTATTTTTACcagcatccacagcagctgtAGAGCAGTAATCTCTTGGTCTTGGTGGAAATTTACACAGACTTAAAACATCTACAAATCATGTCCCGTCTGGGACAGCTAGAAGATGAGAAGCGAGTCATGGGCAGCTTTCCTAGGGCACAGGCATAGGCTTGCAGCTTGTTGTTGGGCTGTCTAACCTTCTTTCTTTCTACTCCAATTCTTTGTCCCACTGGCTATGCATTTTCAACCTCTGCAAGTAAGAGAGACAAGAATCCTGCAGCCAGGAGACTTTTGTAAGCCACAACCACATTTCCTCTGACAGTGGTTCTTTTCCATGTATAACATTTCCATGCAACCCATGGGTTGTATAATTAGGGCACAGGTTAAGTGCTCATCTAAAATCATACAACTCTTTAACTGAGTAGTTACCACTGGCATTTTGTCTTCTGCATGGGTCATGATTTGCTTTGCCAGTCATTTTTTTATGATTCCCTGGTAGGCAGGGAATATCATTAGTAGGGAATCATGGATTCTGTTCCTGTGTAAGTAGGGCAATGTGGCGTAGCTGTAAGATGGCAGAGAGACACATCTGAAAGCAGAGAAGTGGATTTAATtttgctgcacagcactgaTTAGCTGTTCCCAAAGGAGCAGCAGTCCCTTTTGGGTTTTGAGTTTATATTACATTAGTTTAGAACTGGAGGCCAAGTTTCAGTCTTGTTGTTCAAGTTGTGGCCCATCCCCAGAAGTTCTCAAAATTCTTTAAATACAGAACTTAAAAGCTATTGATGAGAAGCAGATGTTGGTGCACAACTGATGAAAACACATAATGCTCTAAGGAATTTCttcttctattaaaaaaaagagagaaaaacaaaccaagggGTAGATAATGTGATCAGCTTAGTCCTTTCTGGCTCTAAGGGGATGCTCCCAAACCACTGGTGAGCTGTTCAGAAAGAGGAGCAGAAAACTAGTTGTTTAGCCTTAGATTCAATTGTTATTGAAATTATTTGTGCATAATTCTTACTAGCTCATTTAACTCTTGCAACTTTGATACAAGGAGTGACGAAAAGAGAGATTTTTATATCCCAGACAGCACCAGATCATCCCTCCAAATGCTTACGAGTAGGTTTGCTTTCCTGTTTCTGTGAGGTAGGTAGTGCCTGGCAGAGTTCCAGCTGCATGTCCTCTAGATGAGATAAGCAACAAAAGAGAAGGTAGGCTTCCCCATGGAGATTTTCAGTCCTTTGTGGTTCCtagagagcaaggagctgaAATTTCAAAAAACAGAACCAAGTCTAAATTCTGGGACACCTGGACATCTCTCCATTTCTTTTATAATCCTGTGCCATTGTCTCAGTGGCAGTTTGAGTGTTACTTGTGTGAAACAGAATGCAGGTGCTATGTTGCTCTTACTTGAAATTTCTATCAGCATGGATTTGAAACCAGAGCAAGTTTGGTCTCCTATAGGATGAGGATGCTCATGGAAAAAACTAAAATCTTCTTGTTAGGTGCTCAGCCCTCTAGCACCAAGttctggggcacagccaggaTGATGCTGAGAAACCTGCCCTCCTATTTTCACACAAGGTTGATCTCATTGGTGAAAGCCAAGTGAGAACTTCTCTAATGGTGAGCAATACAAGAAGGCACGAAGTTCCACCACAGGAACTGGAATATCTGTCTGGAAATGGAAATCTGAAAGGTTGAGGGTTACAGGTGACTCTCTAATATATGTATCTCTCTCCCTTTTACACACATTTCTTTCCTATTATTAGCAGATTTAACTAGTGACTATTTAGTAAACAACCTCTTTTCTAcctaatttcttcctttttcgtCTCCACAAAGTTCTAATATTTTGGGTCCCCTCCATTGTAGTCATGCAGTCTGGTATTTATCCCAGACCAAAAACAACTTCAAGGAAAATAATTCCTGCCATCCAAATGGTTATAGGGTTATTTTGAGGGAAAACAACTGCATCCTGCCACAGCTTAGTTAACATTTCACTTTCCCTTGAGGATTTCCTTTTGGCCCTGGCCCAATGTTAATTATGTTTTGATTTCTATAAAACAAAGCTCTGCCAATGTGTCCATGTTTATTACTCACTGTGATCTTTTTGTTTCTTGCAATTCCAGCAGTGTTTAAAAACTGGAGTATTAAAACCTTGCTTTCTTGCCAGAGAACCCTTTAACTGAGCTTGTTCTATTGCAAAACAACATTCCTGCAGTTCTGGTGGGTTTTAAGTTGTGGGGCATTTTCTCAGGAAAGCCTAAATATCTGTTATTTTTGTAAAGGGAAGAGTAGtatcatagaataccaggttggaagggacctcattgATGGCTtcttccaacctttctaggtgatagtgtagttgaaatgagctggcccagcaccctgtcacgCTGAGTCTTGAAACTGAccaatgtaggggaatccactgcttcccttgagAGATGTTTCCAATGTCTGATATAATgttatggggttttttattttggaGAACATTAGGCAAGTTCAGATGTTGAGACCACTGTGAAGGTGTTTTCCTTCCAAAGAGCTAGCTGTGTGAAGGAATTTAAAAGCACCTCTTGCATTCCCTCAACCCCACTGTAGCACTGTCTGTCAGCTGCTTTTATTGTGAGGTGTGTGATAGCCCTGGAAAGCATCACGCTGCCAGAGGCAAGCTgatggctctgcagagcctttgagCTGTTGTTTCCACCAACATACTGGCTTATTTGAAAAACTGAGGGAAAATCTTCTTACACAAAGTAAATCCCTTCtttcagctgcagaattctGCATCATTTATTGAGAAATGTAACTTTATTCATCTTTTAAAGTTTCTAAACTAGTCATAGGGAGTAACAAAAGGCAGCACCTGGTAGCAGCAGGTACTgacaagagaggaaaagaggttTGCAATTGAGGAGTACTCTGGAATTTAAATACTTGTTAATTTTTGCAGTGCAAAAGTTGTTTCTCCATCAGCCTTTGGGTTTTCTTTACTAATCTCCTGCACTTAACTGGATGTTGCACATTGTCAAAGTTGTAGTAAAGAGCAAAAGAAGAGCCAGGACCAGTTCTTTTTGAGGTTTTATTCTTCAGCCCAGCACACTTGGCCTGTTCAATATAGGGATTGTGGTTTAATGTTGATTCCATAAATGGAATTTACCTAGAGTTTCCAGTACAGGTTGCATGAACTCAGGGCAATATTAATATTCTGCACTCTCTCTGCTTGTATATTTGTATTCTGGTTGGTGCTTTagagatgttttgttttgtttcatttgcctGCAGTTAATCTTTTTCAGATGCCAATATGATTAAATACACAAAGTTGTCTGACAGGGTTGACTGCTGAGTGGTGAGGCAGAAATTCAAATAAAGCTTTCCTTAAATAAAATTGGCATAAAGATACAAGCAGAAAGCCTGAAGTATTTTAGGTGCAGCACcaaagcagctgtggtgctAAGCAGAGGttcatttttttgtgtgcttgccAGTTTGTCTTCTCCACACACTTGAAAACAACCAGAAATTTAAGCTACATTGATAGAGCTTAGAAGACTATTTTTATCTCAAATGGAAATCAGTTTAATGGAAGAGTGAAGTTTTGGGTTCTTTCAGGAGTATGTTTTCAAATACCTCCAATCTTGCTGGTTGTGAAAGAGCCTTCTGCAGCTACGTGTTCCTGACCATGTCGGCTTAGTTGGGAGATGGTTTATGTCACATGCACTTTTCTCAGTATCAGAGAGAATTGCAGCAGCTTTAAGGTATAGAGCCTAAAATAAATGTGTAATAAGGTAACACTGGTGGAGTGAACAGATACCAGCACATCTTTTTCACAGGAACTTTTTCTCTGCTAGCCCCTGTTTGAGTTACTATTGGTGATGCACATTGTCTGCAATTTCTAGTAACAGAAATTCAGTTAAGATCAGTAAGTTCTGCACAGACTTGTTCAGTGAAACAACGATTGCTCAATTTAATATGTTTCAAGGTACTCCTAGAGTCCTTTTGTAGCAATTTCCTTGCCATCTCCTACCTACTCTAGGTGTCAGTTTGTGTAGAAAATGTTATGTCTGGGCTCTGAAACCTTTTTACAGATAGTACTGGGGAGCAGAAAAACAATAGTGCACAGCAAAGTAGGCTGCTAGTCCTTCCATTATAAAAACTGGCTGAAAACAGAAATTACACTCATTTTTGGGGAGTAGAAAACCCGAGTTCCTTTCTTACCAGATCTGGTCCTGTATTGTGAGCTGCCAGAAGTTACAATTGCAAGACAATAGCCGAGCAAAATAAAACGCCCGAGCTTAGTAACGTTTATTCATCTCCAGTGAAAAGAGAACAAATTCCTGAATTAGCAGCCTACATAACAGTGGAAGTTTTAAAGCAGGCTGAATTCTGCAATGCTTGTTGAGATCTTGGGCATCATATAATGGGCTGCTTTTTGTGCTAATTGCAGAAGAACAGGTTAATATCAGGTCTGTTTTTTGGTCTGTTGTTCTGTCTCTTGTGTGTTTTTACATAGACTCTGTGATCCACATTTCTGTCtgcataaaaaaaccaaacccacacctTTTCAAAGAAGCAATGATTGCTTTAAACTCAATTCGTGCTTTTGCTGTGTTGGGTCAGTGTTGCTCTTTAGCTCTCAGGAGCTCTGTGGCTGTTCCTGGCACGTTCAACTCCGGTGCTGAAATTGGTGTCGTATGGATTTAAGCGCATTATGCTCGAGCCAAGCCAGACTAAGACTGTTTCTTTATGGCAGCTTACGTCTTTCAATGAGTTAAAATAATACTCTGTAGGAAAACAATGACTTCtacctgctgttctccatgaTTTGACTATAGGTTCTAATTGCAGTCTTGTCTAGTTCTACTTAAAAATCATATTTATTATAATGTGGAAGCTCGGTGATAGAGGGGTGTGTAGGGAACACAGGCACAAGCTGTAATAAAAGCTTTAAGGAATCTATCCAAGGTATAATCTACACTGAAAGTGGGAACAAACAAATACTGTATTACTCAGAGGGCATGAGAAAAGAGGTTTGATAATCTGTAAACAGTTAGAAGGAGTTGCTCTTTCAGTAAAGCAAGGCCCAGCCTCAGGTTCGGGTCCTGGTCTCCTGcacactggcactgctgcatgTGCTCCTCGAGCCTGGTTTAATCTGCTCTGAGAAATCACAGCATaagcagctgctcccctgggacCTGGTCTGGTGCTCACGTGGCAGCCTGactgctcctggctgtgttAAAAAAATACTCTTTCTCTCTTGACAGCTTGGCATTAGTGTTCAATTAAGAGAAAGACTTTTAAGACCAAATCAaagggatttcttttttttatgtgCTTAATGAGAATCGCTGTGTCTACGTACTGGTTCATGCTTTTTCTACAGAAACGTTCAATAACAAGTCCAATTTTGAAATTAttgacaaaagaaacctttcctctcatcactgttctccttccccttgctTCAGCAGGCTGGGGCGAAATGCCTACTGTCCACACGAAGAGTGAAGCTTCTTGGGGAGAGCCGTCATCCCCTTCTGCTGCAGTTGATAATGGCACTTCGGCCTGGGGGAAGCCCCCCAGCAGTGGTACAGGGTGGGGAGATAATCCTGCCGAGTCGGCAGGGACATACGGAAGAACaaaccctccagctgctgccccagcactgtgcAAACCAGGTATGGGTGGGGACATTGCTGCCAGTAATAGCTTGGGGGAAAGCTGCTTGTTGTGTTTGCTTCTGCTGGCATTTATAAACAGCATTTACGGTTTTCTGTGTGTGTACAGcatagaactgtagaatcattaaggttggaaaagacctctaagatcaagtccaaccatcaacccagccccacatTGCCCACTGAAGTGCCATAtctacacctccagggatggtgactccaccacctccctgggcagcatgttccaatgcctgaccagtctTTCAGTAATGAgatttttcctagtatccaatctaaatgtcCCCAGGCACGACCTGAGGCCcactcctcttgtcctgttgctagttacttgagagaagataCCAGCACCACCCTTCAGCGtccctttctccagactaaatatccccagtttcttcagctgcttcttcgcaagacctgttctccacactcctcaccagcttcattgcccttctctggaccccctccagtacctcaacatttCTCTTATATTGTAGCTGTTTAAATAATTTAATCCTCAAAATTACATTAGCTCTCTCAAAACATAGATATCCCCATACCAGATTCATGTAAAAATATGAATGTGGTGCATCAGTCCAGAAAATGTGAAGGTATTCTTTAGGATATTTTGAAAGCAGAACAGTAGAGATGCAGAaaactctgcagctgcagaagaatgTGAATAATACTCCTTGGCACCCTAAAAGAAACTTCTATTGGGACAAGAAGCAACTAGATTCAACTAAGATAGGATTCATTCTGGTAGGAAAACTAACATAAGAGAATAAATCATGGTCTCACTGGTATAAACTGAGGGAGTGGATGCCTTCAGCTATTGAAGCTGTTCTCAGGTTCGGGAACATCCAGAACTGCTACTTACTGCTTCATGATTCTTAAGCAGTGTTAGTTGATAAAAACCCTCCATCTCTGAATGGTCTGAACTCATGTTTCAGACTCCTGTTGTGGCTGTGGGAATCCTGAAGTTTCACTCCTCTAAAATACAGTACTGAGAGAGTTAGAAAGTCCAGAAAACCTAAAGAGGGGAGTGAGAGGTCTTACAATGAGTAATCCTAGCCTTAAACAGACTAAACAGAATGAAATGGAACAAGGTGACATAGCCTCATCACTGAATGCTAAGTGTTCCCTGCAGCCCATGTGCTGCTTTCAGATTCCAGTCTTCTGAAAAGGGAATTGAGTTTCTGACCCTTAATGACCTAGAAATTTGGGTTTGTTCATTGGAAGAATGTGGGAGCTGAAATGGTGAGATTCATTGAAAGCAAAATAGCACTTAACAAGTATGTGGCCCTACTTCTGGTTCCTTGTTCCTAGGAGACTGGAATGACCCTGACCACAGATCTTACTTGTTCAGGAAAAAGCAagacttgctgctgctgggctttttttcttctattaagTATTTAGAGAACTTTCCTTTTTTGCTAGCTTCAAAGAAGGCCTCCTTATCATTTAATACTAATTAAGCTGCTTGATGAACCTCTCTATCTGTGGAAAGTACTCAAATGTTATAACACTGGATATGACATAAAAGGATATTTCTGTAAAATTTGCAAGaaattaaagattttttttttcttctcccacttTTCCCTCCAGCTTCAAAATCtatgcaagaaggctggggcagtggtggggatGAAGTGACTCTCAGTACTAGTCAGTGGGAAGATGAAGAAGGAGATATGTGGAATAATACTGCTTCACaagagagcagctcctcctgtaATTCCTGGGGGAATGCCCCGAAGAAAGGACTTCAAAAGGTAAGACAAAACCAGAGGTCCTCTCTAGAGAAGAGTGCAGTTAGTGTAACATTGCTAGAATAAGTTGTCACAAATTTTCTGTTGTATTATAGCTGAACTCTTAAATTAGCCCTCTGACACCTGAACACAAAGCCAGCTTGCCACTACAGTGGTTCAAGTACAGCCTACCTTGTTtccaggggaaaaggggagataaACTTGGACTTTAAGCATGTCAATCGCTTTGggactttcattgttgttgcttttgttttctgtaagATGTATAAGCTTCTGTGTATGCTAAAGAAAGGAGACTGTATTAACAGAGAGCAAAGCTTATATGGGGGCTTTCAGACACTTCCCATGgggacagaaaaacaaacagtagCTTGTGATGAAGTGATTCAGCAAAAAAAATACCAATTTCCTATTTGTGTGGAACGAGCATCTAATTGTGAGGTGTGTGCTGGTATGAGAACAAAGCAAGCTCCTGTTAATGCTGCGCTCAACCGAGAACGTAGACCATTGTGATTGAAAGCTTTCCACCGCACAGTCTTTATTTCAGGGGACAAGGCCAGGCTGTAACTTAGAGGAATTGGGAATGCATTTAGCCAGTTTGTTTGTTATTCCATTAGCCAACAGTTAGGCCAGTGATTTGATCAAGTATGGTTGTTTCTTGTACTGTCCGCAGCCCAAAACAAATCCACGCTTGTCCCTTGGTACTTTCTGGAGAACTGAAAGGAAGAGACTTCTTAAGG is from Dryobates pubescens isolate bDryPub1 chromosome 20, bDryPub1.pri, whole genome shotgun sequence and encodes:
- the TNRC6C gene encoding trinucleotide repeat-containing gene 6C protein isoform X5, which gives rise to MEEKKKKKQEEKKKKEGAQKKAAEQKTKVPEPIKTSLSQPQPAGTGTSTSTSTITNSSNGKRASANGQQPAASRYLPREVPPRFRQQEQKQLLKRGQPLPTGALTGTSPAQGTGQAGASPPPQQGAGGQHHPSKTQTDLSHSGLGDHYENSHWGQQPAFRSEGNCSWDKVIIDRTDKEAWPSITGAETESASECTTDTDSASNCGSENSSMATGSAQGNFTGHTKKTNGNNGANGALVQSTSNQSALGAGGANGNGNSARVWGVAAGSSSGLAHCSASGGDGKMDNMMGDGRSQNCWGASNSNAGINLNLNPNANPAAWPVLGHEGTVGAGNPSSICSPVSAIGQNMGNQNGNPTGTLGAWGNLLPQESTEPQTSTSQNVSFSVQPQNLNTDGPNNTNPMNSSPNPINAMQTNGLPNWGMAVGMGAIIPPHLQGLPGANGTSVSQVSGGSGEGMGSSVWGMSPGNPATGNSNSGFSQGNGDTVNSALSAKQNGSSSAVQKEGNGASAWDSGPPSGPGVLAWGRGGGSSGVGSSMHSGAWGHPNRSTSNGVNGEWGKPSSQHSNSDINGKGSAGWDSSSVTSPNPAMQQGNEQMNSWAKAAASGTTASEGSNDSGGSQNEGSTGREGAGEGRRRDKGMIDQGQVQLPRNDLDPRVLSNTGWGQTPVKQNTAWEFEESPRSERKNDNGTEAWGCAATQSSNSGGKNDGSIMNSTNTSSVSGWVNSPPAAIPTNTGWGDNNNKAPNGPGGWGESASSTTVNNAAAAKSGHAWSGTANQEDKSPTWGEPQKPKSQNWGDGQKSNPSWTSGGGDWTDSSSVPGHLGDGKKNGSGWDSDSRSGSGWNDSTRSGTSGWGNGTNSKANTGTSWGESLKSGPQQNWANKPQDNNVSNWGGAASVKQTGSGWVGGPVPAKQKENCEATGWEEPSPPSIRRKMEIDDGTSAWGDPNYNNNKTVNMWDRNNPIIQSSTTTNTTTTSTIINTNMVEPQPSHQSSAQPNRSPLLGPAGWGEMPTVHTKSEASWGEPSSPSAAVDNGTSAWGKPPSSGTGWGDNPAESAGTYGRTNPPAAAPALCKPASKSMQEGWGSGGDEVTLSTSQWEDEEGDMWNNTASQESSSSCNSWGNAPKKGLQKPKTNPRLSLGTFWRTERKRLLKDFVIEKLHRDLLKGMKTSSKQDEAWIMNRLIKQLTDMGFPREPAEEALKSNNMNLDQAMSALLEKKVEMDKRGMGVTDYNGMVTKPLGCRPPPISKESSMDRPTFLDKLTLSFSNQDGGLVEEPTSSPFLPSPSLKLPLSNSALPNQTLGGIASGLGMQNLNSSRQIPSGNLGMFGNSGAAQARTMQQPQQPPVQPLNSSQPSLRAQVPQFLSPQVQAQLLQFAAKNIGLSPAQLTSPINNPQHMTMLNQLYQLQLAYQRLQIQQQMLQAQRNVSGPMRQQEQQVARTINNMQQQIQQHQRQLAQALLMKQQPPPPHLSLHPSAGKSAMDSFSPHPQAPSLPDLQTKEQQSSPNTFAPYPLAGLNPNMNVNNMDITGGLSVKDTSQSQSRLPQWTHPNSMDNLSSAASSLDQNSSKHGAIPGGLSIGPPGKSSIDDSYGRYDLIQNSESPSSPPVAVPHSWSRAKTDSDKISNGSSINWPPEFHPGVPWKGLQNIDPENDPDVTPGSVPTGPTINTTIQDVNRYLLKSGGKLSDIKSTWSSGPISHTQASLSHELWKVPRNTTAPTRPPPGLTNTKPSSTWGASPLGWTSSYSSGSAWSTDSSGRTSSWLVLRNLTPQIDGSTLRTLCLQHGPLITFHLNLTQGNAVVRYSSKEEAAKAQKSLHMCVLGNTTILAEFAGEEEVNRFLAQGQPLPPTSSWQSNTGTNQTRLGSSSSSHGLVRNDAGHWNTPCLGGKGSSDLLWGGVPQYSSSLWGPPSTDDGRVIGSPTPLNTLLPGDLLSGESI